A section of the Paenibacillus yonginensis genome encodes:
- a CDS encoding response regulator: MIRALLIDDENLALRHLENLLWQLPDIESIESYTDPVQAITIASEYNPNVIFLDIAMPGLNGMQAAEMLQQACPEANVVFVTAYDAYAIEAFELNALDYVLKPVQKSRLEKTIQRLADRLSLHSQQEQQEAGAEERIFCCFHSLRLISAAQDPSARSEIPLRWRTSKAQELFAYLLHNRNRFVSKDALLQQFWPEYDFKKASTHLYTTIYHVRQCLKQARIQAEIINKPGNEGYVLQLGNIAVDVDVLENGILSAPEIKDQNAADHQGWSDWYTGDYFGEYDYPWAAGEQQRLRALWMNHAIELADFYAARRKYAEALKLFQKIVIINPYSEEGHLGLMKIFSRLGELQAVEDQYNKLSLLFEQDLGINVPAKAASWFKEWRLQNPGWTSSI, translated from the coding sequence ATGATTCGCGCGCTACTGATTGATGACGAGAACCTGGCGCTTAGGCACCTGGAGAATCTGTTATGGCAGCTTCCGGATATAGAATCCATTGAAAGTTATACAGATCCTGTTCAAGCCATTACAATCGCATCCGAATATAATCCAAACGTCATTTTCCTGGATATTGCCATGCCCGGGCTAAATGGTATGCAGGCCGCGGAAATGCTGCAGCAAGCTTGCCCTGAAGCGAATGTTGTTTTTGTCACGGCCTACGATGCCTATGCGATTGAAGCCTTTGAACTGAACGCGCTGGACTATGTATTGAAGCCGGTCCAGAAATCCCGTTTGGAGAAAACGATCCAAAGACTAGCTGATAGACTGTCCCTTCATTCGCAACAGGAGCAGCAGGAAGCCGGGGCTGAAGAACGGATATTTTGCTGCTTCCACAGCCTGCGCCTAATTTCGGCTGCTCAAGATCCCTCGGCCCGCTCCGAAATTCCTCTCCGGTGGCGGACGAGTAAAGCGCAGGAGTTATTCGCTTATCTGCTGCATAACCGCAACCGGTTCGTCAGTAAGGATGCTCTGCTCCAGCAGTTTTGGCCGGAATATGATTTCAAAAAGGCTTCGACTCATTTATACACCACTATTTATCATGTACGCCAATGTTTGAAGCAAGCCCGCATTCAAGCGGAAATCATCAATAAACCCGGCAATGAAGGTTATGTCCTTCAATTGGGGAATATCGCGGTAGATGTGGATGTACTAGAGAACGGAATTCTTAGTGCTCCTGAAATTAAGGATCAAAATGCTGCGGACCATCAAGGCTGGTCCGATTGGTATACAGGCGACTATTTTGGCGAATACGATTATCCTTGGGCAGCGGGCGAGCAACAGAGGCTTCGCGCTTTATGGATGAATCACGCTATAGAGCTGGCCGACTTCTACGCCGCACGAAGGAAATATGCGGAGGCTTTGAAGCTGTTCCAAAAAATTGTTATTATCAACCCCTATTCCGAGGAGGGGCATCTTGGACTGATGAAGATCTTCAGCCGCTTGGGGGAACTTCAGGCGGTGGAAGATCAGTACAATAAATTGTCCCTGCTATTTGAGCAGGATCTGGGAATTAACGTTCCTGCCAAAGCAGCCTCCTGGTTCAAAGAATGGCGTCTTCAGAATCCGGGATGGACCAGTTCCATTTAA
- a CDS encoding carbohydrate ABC transporter permease, whose product MVVVEILIVLLGLLFLVPFYFLLVNSVKEYGSILTDSAGWPAAFHWSNYREAWKATEFPKAFLNSLIVTVVSNLLLSLICAMAAYKMVRRPTRFNKLLYLAFVAAMVIPFQAIMIPLVKVLSGLSLMDSTAGLILAYLGFGAPITVFLFHGFVKSVPVDIEEAGKVDGSSPYGIFFRIVLPLMQPIIVTVIILNTLWIWNDYLMPYLILQSPNLATIPIATYAFFGQYTKQWDLALPALTLGIAPVVIFFLAMQKYIIEGVSAGSVKG is encoded by the coding sequence ATGGTGGTCGTGGAGATCCTTATCGTGCTGCTGGGTCTGCTGTTTCTGGTGCCGTTCTACTTCCTGCTCGTCAATTCTGTTAAGGAATACGGCAGCATTCTGACGGACTCGGCCGGCTGGCCGGCGGCGTTCCATTGGAGCAATTACCGGGAGGCCTGGAAAGCAACAGAGTTCCCTAAGGCGTTCCTGAACTCGTTAATCGTGACCGTAGTCAGCAATTTGCTGCTGTCGCTGATCTGTGCGATGGCCGCTTATAAAATGGTTCGCAGACCAACCCGCTTCAACAAGCTCCTTTATTTGGCTTTTGTCGCGGCGATGGTGATTCCGTTCCAGGCGATCATGATTCCTCTTGTGAAGGTGCTGAGCGGCCTGTCCCTCATGGACAGCACGGCAGGCCTGATTCTTGCTTATCTCGGCTTCGGGGCACCCATCACGGTGTTCCTGTTCCACGGATTCGTTAAATCCGTTCCGGTGGATATCGAGGAGGCGGGCAAGGTGGACGGGAGTTCGCCTTACGGGATCTTTTTCCGGATTGTTCTGCCTCTTATGCAGCCGATTATTGTAACCGTCATTATCCTGAACACACTCTGGATCTGGAACGACTACCTGATGCCTTACCTCATTCTGCAAAGTCCGAACCTGGCGACGATTCCGATTGCGACCTATGCTTTCTTCGGCCAATATACCAAGCAGTGGGATTTGGCGCTTCCGGCACTGACGCTGGGTATTGCGCCGGTGGTGATCTTTTTCCTCGCGATGCAGAAGTACATTATTGAAGGGGTGTCGGCCGGCTCGGTAAAAGGGTGA
- a CDS encoding class D sortase, whose protein sequence is MKKLSYLLILVGVLLILFPMGRESYYDWKQDQLLRQMEGPADLSAQSSNAEHEKLLLNSFNRLNRLLDEGEDESDVSPAGNVDAKLLEDQNALGIITIDKIDVKLPILEGATKKNMKYAAAHLTETAPLGQNGNAAIAAHRAHTKGRLFNRLNEITAGDKIEIKLRNGQTETYTVYDISIVEPTEVSVLEGSDQERTLTLITCDPLVNPTHRLIVKARLDDGNTSGGLSALVPKS, encoded by the coding sequence ATGAAAAAGCTATCTTATTTGCTGATTCTTGTAGGCGTTCTGCTAATCCTCTTTCCTATGGGACGGGAATCCTATTACGATTGGAAACAGGATCAGCTTCTCAGGCAGATGGAGGGGCCGGCGGATCTATCCGCACAGAGCAGCAATGCCGAACATGAGAAGTTACTGCTTAACAGCTTTAACCGTTTGAACCGTCTTCTGGATGAAGGAGAGGACGAGTCGGACGTCAGTCCTGCCGGGAACGTAGATGCCAAGCTGCTCGAGGACCAAAATGCTCTCGGTATTATTACGATTGATAAAATAGATGTAAAGCTGCCTATCCTTGAAGGGGCAACCAAAAAAAACATGAAATACGCCGCAGCCCATCTGACGGAAACGGCGCCGCTGGGACAAAACGGAAATGCAGCGATTGCGGCACACCGGGCTCACACGAAAGGACGGTTGTTCAACCGCCTAAATGAAATAACCGCAGGAGATAAGATTGAAATAAAACTCCGAAACGGACAAACCGAAACCTATACGGTTTATGACATTTCCATCGTTGAACCAACCGAGGTTTCGGTACTTGAGGGCAGCGATCAGGAACGGACGCTGACGCTGATTACTTGTGATCCCCTTGTCAATCCGACGCACCGCCTTATCGTAAAGGCGCGGCTCGATGACGGCAACACCAGCGGCGGCCTATCCGCTTTGGTCCCGAAATCGTGA
- a CDS encoding carbohydrate ABC transporter permease: protein MNRRRASELVQQFIFVGPAAVFFAVIVAVPFLLGLYYSFTSWNGIAKHADWAGIRNYVHIFTKDPSFLNAFWFTVRFTVLGLILTNLLGFVLAYVLTRKLFTRNVMRTVFFMPHVIGGLLLGFIWQFIFVRGFASIGQATGWSFFNLPWLGTESTSFWSIVIVFVWQNAGYLMVIYISALNNVPKGLTEAARVDGAGRWQVLRHVLIPMVMPAVTVCLFLSISWSFKLFDLNLSLTKGGPFKATESVALNIYNEAYTLSRYGMGSAKAIIFFIVVALVSVLQVWATKRKEVEV, encoded by the coding sequence ATGAATCGGAGAAGGGCTTCCGAGCTGGTGCAGCAATTCATCTTTGTGGGACCTGCAGCTGTCTTTTTTGCAGTGATTGTAGCGGTTCCGTTCCTGCTGGGGCTGTATTATTCCTTTACGAGCTGGAACGGCATTGCGAAGCATGCGGATTGGGCGGGCATACGCAATTATGTCCACATCTTCACGAAGGACCCGTCCTTTCTGAACGCGTTCTGGTTCACCGTCAGATTTACGGTGCTGGGGCTGATTCTGACGAATCTGCTCGGGTTTGTGCTGGCTTATGTGCTGACGCGCAAGCTTTTTACGCGCAATGTGATGCGTACCGTGTTTTTTATGCCCCACGTAATCGGCGGCTTGCTGCTGGGTTTTATTTGGCAGTTTATTTTTGTGCGGGGGTTCGCCTCCATCGGCCAGGCCACGGGCTGGTCGTTCTTCAACCTGCCTTGGCTGGGAACGGAAAGCACCTCGTTCTGGTCGATCGTTATCGTATTCGTCTGGCAGAATGCCGGATATTTGATGGTCATTTACATTTCGGCCCTTAATAATGTGCCTAAAGGTCTGACGGAAGCGGCCCGCGTTGATGGGGCGGGCAGATGGCAGGTGCTGCGGCATGTGCTGATCCCGATGGTGATGCCTGCGGTGACGGTTTGTTTGTTCCTTTCGATTTCGTGGTCATTCAAGCTGTTCGATCTGAACTTGTCGCTGACCAAAGGCGGACCGTTTAAGGCTACCGAATCAGTGGCATTGAACATATATAATGAAGCCTACACCCTGAGCCGTTATGGCATGGGTTCGGCTAAAGCGATCATTTTCTTCATCGTGGTTGCTTTGGTTTCCGTCCTTCAGGTATGGGCCACAAAACGGAAGGAGGTAGAGGTATGA
- a CDS encoding collagen binding domain-containing protein, with amino-acid sequence MKKKVVLLLSAVLLLAQISQMLGIISRVQAEDIQQNLITNVALTVLDESGQTVTGTVYEQGAPVQLDFDWELPNASGYGDGATFTFDLLPENVFAILNDIEGELPLEDGESVGTFKVDWDTNKITMTFNDFISLYDDVHGKITIKTKFDKDKMAGSTHQVINFPVQSGEQTVELDFKPDVSSTIDKSGTPDKALNAQNINWTVNVNKKLETVQHAVVTDPIPYGLTLDTDSVKVYNLAVNLDGSVSVTDAVDSGRFQVGKTEDGNDFQILFTDENISTAYQIQYSTHIDGGASFTNTAVLSGDGYTPESASATVNVSRGAELAKTAGNYDKVTQTVNWQIQFNYGEENVAKEDARLTDYFNDTQQLVPGSLKVYNVTFGSGGDPVKGSEYSGFVVEDPAPEEGKEGFSLQFNSDIHSAFIIEYQTKAKEPVFQNTNVNNTVTWGTYEASASKGLEQVFGIKYFDKANYAAQTADWHIDINGNNVLMNNATIKDEFTGGGLELDPTTLEVRNASGDLVDPSAYTVTYTGDPADYTQGFELSFANAINEKYSISYTTKYTFANLTSGDTFPNKAVLTWTDAKGEQSLTTTAGFNPNPYTKSNGYKSGAYNPLTKEITWTIGVNYNRKQLSEASVVDELEANQKYIPGSIAVYEMNIAEDGKVTQGSPVEDGSYTVNYNPSSNKLTVGFNSTINSAYILVFKTSLAGNLINTKVDNTAILMNGNVQESKGLDSSVNIPHGGEYVSKTGKQNGEVVDWQVDINRNQSTVSDAQLIDTPSTNQILLQDSFHLYSASVDENGEIGKDEEMAKGTDYALTFENNEQGVPSFTLSFMKEISEPYILEYQSLINANDGESLTNSVKFKGNNTETIDKESNQSIIVGVSSGSGSGSGVRGSLTVIKVDKEDANLVLPGAEFKLERKLNGKRILIGTQTTDEEGKVTFTKLLAGDYVLTELTAPSGYTIDTPDYDLTISSSNLNPVQQVSDTKIPDPTPTPTPTPAPSTGGGGSTPEPTPTPTPAPSGDPSQAPGEASPTPVPTPVPSEGPAPSNDTVVTIKGTPISGVIPVPDGAAPRIGMQPKHGQAAVKPDGRWTYTPDGEFTGKDKFSVVIQLPNGEEEITIAVDVVPKGGVTLSAGGGGGTGTQPLLPQTGEGSHLGIQLAGLFFVLLGVTGIWVIRRKRMKVNKATN; translated from the coding sequence ATGAAGAAAAAAGTCGTGCTGCTGCTGAGTGCAGTGCTGCTGCTGGCGCAAATTTCTCAGATGCTGGGAATTATAAGCCGTGTGCAGGCTGAGGACATTCAGCAGAACCTTATCACAAACGTAGCTCTGACGGTGCTGGACGAATCGGGCCAAACGGTGACTGGCACCGTTTATGAGCAAGGGGCCCCCGTGCAGCTTGATTTTGATTGGGAGCTGCCGAATGCCAGCGGATATGGGGACGGGGCTACGTTTACATTTGACCTGCTCCCGGAGAATGTTTTTGCCATCCTTAACGATATTGAAGGCGAGCTGCCGCTGGAGGACGGCGAAAGCGTGGGCACCTTTAAAGTGGACTGGGATACCAACAAGATAACCATGACATTTAACGACTTCATTTCGCTTTATGACGACGTCCACGGGAAAATTACGATTAAAACCAAGTTCGATAAAGACAAAATGGCTGGAAGCACTCATCAGGTAATTAATTTCCCGGTTCAAAGCGGGGAACAAACGGTTGAACTTGATTTTAAACCGGATGTCAGTTCGACAATCGATAAGTCGGGAACGCCGGACAAAGCGCTTAATGCGCAAAATATCAATTGGACCGTGAACGTTAATAAAAAGCTTGAAACGGTACAGCATGCCGTGGTCACCGATCCGATCCCCTACGGTTTAACGCTGGATACCGACTCAGTGAAGGTTTATAACCTGGCCGTCAACCTCGATGGCTCCGTAAGCGTTACAGATGCCGTCGATAGCGGTCGTTTCCAAGTGGGGAAAACGGAGGACGGCAATGATTTTCAAATCCTATTTACGGATGAAAACATCAGTACGGCCTATCAGATTCAGTACTCCACCCATATTGACGGGGGGGCAAGCTTTACCAACACGGCCGTATTAAGCGGAGATGGATATACGCCTGAATCGGCGAGCGCAACGGTTAACGTAAGCCGGGGGGCTGAGCTTGCCAAGACGGCAGGCAACTATGACAAAGTTACCCAAACGGTAAACTGGCAGATCCAGTTTAACTACGGCGAGGAGAATGTTGCCAAGGAGGATGCGCGGCTGACCGATTATTTTAATGATACTCAGCAGCTTGTGCCGGGATCATTAAAGGTTTATAACGTGACTTTTGGAAGCGGAGGCGATCCGGTTAAGGGCAGCGAATATTCGGGTTTCGTGGTTGAGGATCCTGCCCCTGAGGAGGGGAAAGAAGGGTTCTCCCTGCAGTTTAACTCCGATATTCATTCGGCTTTTATAATTGAATACCAAACGAAAGCAAAGGAGCCCGTCTTTCAAAACACGAACGTAAATAATACCGTGACTTGGGGAACTTATGAAGCTTCAGCCAGTAAAGGGCTGGAGCAGGTATTTGGCATCAAATATTTTGATAAAGCCAATTATGCGGCTCAAACGGCTGACTGGCATATAGACATTAACGGGAACAACGTCTTAATGAACAATGCCACAATCAAAGATGAGTTCACAGGGGGCGGGCTGGAGCTGGATCCGACAACACTGGAAGTCAGAAATGCTTCCGGCGATTTGGTAGATCCTAGTGCCTATACCGTAACCTATACAGGAGATCCTGCCGATTATACGCAAGGGTTTGAGCTGAGCTTCGCAAACGCTATTAACGAAAAATATTCGATCAGCTATACAACCAAGTATACGTTCGCGAATCTTACTTCCGGGGATACCTTCCCTAATAAGGCAGTCCTGACCTGGACGGACGCCAAAGGTGAACAGAGCTTGACCACAACAGCTGGTTTTAATCCCAACCCTTATACGAAAAGCAATGGTTACAAGAGCGGCGCTTATAATCCGCTAACCAAAGAAATTACCTGGACAATTGGCGTGAATTATAACCGGAAGCAGCTTTCGGAAGCGTCAGTAGTAGACGAGCTGGAAGCTAATCAGAAATATATTCCCGGTTCAATCGCTGTATACGAGATGAATATTGCTGAAGACGGTAAGGTTACTCAGGGAAGCCCTGTTGAAGACGGCAGTTATACTGTGAATTATAATCCCTCTTCCAACAAGCTGACCGTCGGTTTTAATTCTACAATCAACAGCGCATATATCCTGGTATTTAAGACAAGCCTCGCAGGGAACCTGATTAACACTAAAGTGGACAATACAGCCATTCTCATGAATGGCAATGTTCAGGAGTCCAAAGGATTGGATAGTTCGGTCAATATCCCTCACGGCGGGGAATATGTAAGCAAAACGGGCAAACAAAACGGAGAAGTGGTCGATTGGCAGGTGGATATCAACCGCAACCAGTCGACTGTCAGCGATGCTCAATTAATTGACACGCCTAGCACTAACCAGATTCTGCTTCAAGACTCATTCCATTTGTATTCCGCCTCGGTTGATGAAAATGGCGAGATCGGTAAGGATGAGGAAATGGCCAAGGGTACCGATTACGCCCTGACGTTTGAGAATAATGAACAAGGGGTCCCTTCTTTTACCTTGAGCTTTATGAAAGAAATTTCAGAACCCTATATATTGGAGTATCAGTCCCTGATTAACGCCAATGATGGGGAGAGTCTGACCAACAGCGTTAAATTCAAAGGCAACAATACGGAGACGATTGATAAGGAAAGCAATCAGTCCATCATCGTAGGTGTCTCCTCAGGTTCCGGCAGCGGAAGCGGAGTTCGGGGATCGCTTACAGTCATTAAAGTGGACAAGGAGGATGCCAATCTTGTATTGCCGGGTGCTGAATTCAAGCTGGAGCGGAAGCTGAACGGCAAACGGATCCTTATCGGCACCCAAACTACCGACGAAGAGGGCAAGGTAACTTTCACTAAGCTCCTTGCGGGAGATTATGTGCTGACGGAACTGACGGCACCTTCGGGTTACACCATTGATACACCTGATTACGACCTGACGATCAGTTCTTCAAATCTTAATCCAGTTCAGCAAGTAAGCGATACAAAGATTCCGGATCCAACACCAACACCAACACCGACACCAGCGCCATCAACCGGCGGGGGCGGTTCCACGCCTGAACCGACACCTACGCCGACACCGGCACCAAGCGGAGATCCGTCTCAGGCTCCTGGGGAAGCAAGCCCGACACCGGTGCCAACGCCAGTGCCGAGCGAAGGCCCGGCACCGTCTAATGACACAGTCGTCACCATTAAAGGTACGCCAATCAGCGGGGTTATCCCAGTGCCCGACGGAGCTGCGCCAAGAATCGGCATGCAGCCGAAGCATGGGCAGGCAGCTGTTAAGCCTGACGGTCGCTGGACTTATACGCCAGATGGAGAATTTACCGGCAAAGATAAGTTCTCTGTTGTTATTCAGCTGCCGAACGGAGAAGAAGAGATTACAATTGCGGTGGACGTAGTGCCGAAAGGCGGGGTTACCCTTTCCGCTGGAGGCGGAGGAGGCACAGGGACTCAACCTCTGCTGCCGCAAACGGGGGAAGGGAGCCATTTGGGGATTCAACTGGCTGGTTTGTTCTTCGTCCTGCTGGGTGTGACAGGCATTTGGGTTATTCGAAGAAAAAGAATGAAAGTAAACAAGGCAACGAATTAG
- a CDS encoding YdhK family protein, with amino-acid sequence MKKYFVLLAAAALLLSGCQNQKDNGVNGTASAPDAAVSAAQQDSGGHDSDMHHSGSSLPEGLKTKANPTYPAGTKVILEADHMPGMKGAEATVVGAYDTTAYAVTYTPTTGGEPVKNHKWVIQEEIKDAGSAVLEPGTQVTIEADHMKGMKGAKGVIESAEPTTVYMVDYKPTTGGPEVKNHKWVVESELKAVSK; translated from the coding sequence TATTTCGTATTGCTGGCGGCCGCTGCGCTGCTTCTGAGCGGTTGCCAGAATCAGAAGGATAACGGTGTGAACGGCACGGCTTCGGCACCTGACGCAGCCGTATCAGCGGCCCAGCAGGATTCCGGAGGGCATGACTCCGACATGCATCATTCCGGGAGCAGTCTGCCGGAGGGGCTGAAGACGAAAGCGAATCCGACTTATCCGGCCGGGACCAAGGTCATCCTGGAAGCGGATCATATGCCAGGGATGAAGGGAGCGGAAGCTACGGTCGTCGGCGCTTATGATACAACGGCTTATGCCGTGACTTATACGCCGACTACCGGAGGGGAGCCCGTTAAGAATCATAAGTGGGTGATCCAGGAGGAAATTAAGGATGCCGGCAGCGCCGTGCTGGAACCAGGCACTCAAGTGACGATTGAAGCCGATCATATGAAAGGAATGAAAGGCGCCAAAGGAGTCATTGAATCGGCTGAACCTACGACTGTATATATGGTGGATTATAAACCGACAACGGGCGGGCCTGAGGTTAAAAACCATAAGTGGGTGGTCGAAAGCGAATTGAAGGCCGTGTCCAAGTAA
- a CDS encoding ABC transporter substrate-binding protein — MERTEGFAVQVNHKVRRVFQIGGLLLATVLAAAGCSSGGKAGSADSGGTKTIHIFQFKVEIADALDKLKADYEKEHPGIKLDIQTVGGGSDYGASLKAKFASGEQPDIFNVGGYVERDMWFDYLEDLSDQPWVKDVKDVAREPMTREGKLYGMPMNLEGYGFMYNKDLFAKAGITKPPMTIDELKEACEKLQAIGVTPFANGYQEWFVLGNHNVNVAFAQQKDPGAFIQGLTDGTEKFAGNQVFEEWANLLDLTLKYGNKNPLSTDYNTQVTMFASGQAAMMQQGNWTQVQLDGINPDLKLGFLPMPIDNTPGDNDKLYVGVPNNWVINKESPVKQEAKDFLNWLVTSDTGKKYITKEFKFIPAFNSIKGTEEDLGPLGAEILKYTDAGKTLTWNWARMPNGMPQELSNTIQAYIGGKIDKQEMFEQFQTNWDNLSVQ, encoded by the coding sequence ATGGAGCGAACGGAGGGATTTGCGGTGCAGGTGAATCACAAGGTGCGCAGAGTGTTTCAAATAGGTGGACTGCTGCTGGCGACGGTGCTTGCTGCGGCCGGCTGCAGCAGCGGCGGGAAAGCGGGTTCGGCTGACAGCGGTGGCACGAAGACGATTCATATTTTCCAGTTCAAGGTGGAAATTGCAGACGCTTTGGACAAGCTCAAAGCCGATTACGAGAAAGAGCATCCCGGCATCAAGCTGGATATTCAGACCGTCGGCGGGGGCAGCGATTACGGGGCTTCGTTGAAGGCAAAGTTTGCTTCAGGCGAACAGCCGGATATTTTTAACGTTGGGGGTTATGTGGAGCGTGACATGTGGTTTGATTATCTGGAGGACTTGAGCGACCAGCCTTGGGTCAAGGATGTCAAGGACGTGGCCAGAGAGCCGATGACCCGGGAAGGGAAGCTGTACGGCATGCCGATGAACCTGGAGGGTTACGGGTTTATGTACAACAAGGACCTGTTTGCCAAAGCAGGGATCACCAAGCCGCCGATGACTATCGATGAGCTGAAGGAAGCCTGCGAGAAACTCCAGGCCATAGGCGTTACGCCATTTGCCAACGGTTATCAGGAATGGTTTGTGCTCGGCAACCACAATGTGAACGTGGCGTTTGCGCAGCAGAAGGACCCGGGCGCTTTCATTCAAGGGCTTACGGACGGCACGGAGAAATTTGCCGGAAACCAGGTGTTTGAGGAATGGGCCAATCTGCTTGATTTGACGCTGAAATACGGCAATAAGAACCCGCTTTCGACCGACTACAACACCCAGGTGACGATGTTCGCGAGCGGCCAGGCCGCTATGATGCAGCAGGGCAACTGGACCCAGGTTCAGCTCGACGGCATCAACCCGGATCTCAAGCTTGGTTTTCTGCCGATGCCTATTGACAACACGCCGGGCGACAACGACAAGCTGTATGTAGGCGTGCCGAACAATTGGGTGATCAACAAGGAATCTCCGGTGAAGCAGGAGGCCAAGGATTTCTTGAACTGGCTGGTCACTTCCGATACCGGGAAAAAATATATCACCAAGGAATTCAAATTTATTCCCGCTTTTAACAGCATTAAGGGCACCGAAGAGGACCTCGGTCCGCTTGGCGCTGAAATTCTCAAATACACGGATGCGGGCAAGACGCTGACCTGGAACTGGGCCCGGATGCCGAACGGCATGCCGCAGGAGCTTTCAAACACGATCCAGGCTTATATCGGAGGCAAAATCGACAAGCAGGAAATGTTTGAGCAGTTCCAGACGAACTGGGATAACTTGAGTGTGCAGTGA
- a CDS encoding SDR family oxidoreductase, with the protein MRLHNKVAVVTGAASGMGKQIALLFAKEGAKVVVSDLNVEGAESVAKEITSNGGTATAIKTNVALEEDIQQLVDKTVSTYGTVDILINNAGIMDNFEPAGDIVDANWERVFAVNTTSVMRATRKVLPIFLEKQSGVIVNVASVGGLYGARAGATYTASKHAVIGFTKNTGFMYAQNGIRCNAIAPGGVETNIGSSMTNINPFGASRQGLGMALNPRTGKPEEIAQVALFLASDESSFVNGTVITADAGWTAY; encoded by the coding sequence ATGAGACTTCACAATAAAGTAGCAGTCGTAACCGGCGCAGCTTCCGGCATGGGCAAGCAAATCGCTCTATTATTCGCCAAGGAAGGAGCCAAGGTGGTCGTCTCGGATCTGAACGTAGAGGGAGCCGAAAGCGTAGCCAAGGAAATTACGTCCAACGGTGGAACGGCGACAGCCATCAAAACCAACGTAGCTCTGGAAGAGGACATTCAGCAGCTGGTTGATAAGACGGTCAGCACGTATGGTACGGTCGACATCCTGATTAACAACGCTGGAATCATGGACAATTTCGAGCCGGCAGGCGACATTGTGGACGCCAATTGGGAGCGGGTATTTGCGGTGAACACGACCAGCGTGATGCGGGCTACCCGCAAGGTGCTGCCGATTTTTCTGGAGAAGCAGAGCGGAGTGATCGTGAATGTCGCTTCCGTAGGCGGATTGTATGGCGCACGGGCCGGAGCCACCTATACAGCTTCCAAACATGCCGTGATTGGCTTTACGAAAAATACCGGCTTCATGTATGCCCAAAACGGCATCCGCTGCAACGCGATTGCGCCGGGCGGCGTGGAGACGAATATCGGCTCGAGCATGACGAATATCAATCCGTTCGGCGCTTCCAGGCAAGGTCTTGGCATGGCTCTGAACCCGCGCACCGGCAAGCCGGAGGAAATTGCACAGGTGGCGTTATTCCTGGCCTCGGACGAATCCAGCTTCGTGAACGGAACGGTCATTACGGCAGATGCCGGCTGGACAGCTTATTAA